The following proteins are co-located in the Solanum pennellii chromosome 1, SPENNV200 genome:
- the LOC107019466 gene encoding histone-lysine N-methyltransferase 2D-like, whose product MQDRACLRPLRGQRHRLRFEFQNLGRDIAYKNEISSVHQVVYAKLEINLENSDYILEEVNREDLDMPTNLEEDEEETFEEDEWIDKEETSEDDASTGSMGSVNGTLDIDEKFKKRSEIWKMARASEKGGSLNTGGSIILNTRKERLEKELGRPVAVEEMFKVTHVTKSTNPGEEERWDEPRAQDTYTIYIMEGKIVFLNVELADVADREKEERGGDCGREQEEGPANPIIQEGPASPIIQEGPANPIIQEGPASPIIQEGPANPIIQEGPASPIIQEGPANPIIQEGPASPIIQEGPANPIIQEGPASPIIQEGPANPIIQEGPASPIIQEGPANPIIQEGPASPIIQEGPANPIIQEGPASPIIQEGPANPIIQEGPASPIIQEGPANPIIQEGPASPIIQEGPANPIIQEGPASPIIQEGPANPIIQEGPASPIIQEGPANPIIQEGPASPIIQEGPANPIIQEGPASPIIQEGPANPIIQEGPASPIIQEGPANPIIQEGPASPIIQEGPANPIIQEGPASPIIQEGPANPIIQEGPASPIIQEGPANPIIQEGPASPIIQEGPANPIIQEGPASPIIQEGPANPIIQEGPASPIIQEGPANPIIQEGPASPIIQEGPANPIIQEGPASPIIQEGPANPIIQEGPASPIIQEGPANPIIQEGPASPIIQEGPANPIIQEGPASPIIQEGPANPIIQEGPASPIIQEGPANPIIQEGPASPIIQEGPANPIIQEGPASPIIQEGPANPIIQEGPASPIIQEGPANPIIQEGPASPIIQEGPANPIIQEGPASPIIQEGPANPIIQEGPASPIIQEGPANPIIQEGPASPIIQEGPANFIIQEGPANSMDYQTSMNVNSLMADSNSMDEKFVMMEQTIEALKKSVDEKNLHSAQLMKKLEAFTPGESTCPSGFDQRNKDVKESLAKSKFQKEK is encoded by the exons ATGCAAGATagggcttgtctgcgacctctgagaggtcaacgacaccggttGCGATTCGAATTCCagaatttgggtcgtgacattgcatataaaaatgaaatatcaagTGTTCATCAAGTTGTGTATGCTAAGTTAGAAATAAATTTGGAGAATTCTGATTACATTTTAGAAGAAGTTAATAGAGAAGATTTAGATATGCCAACAAATTTGGAGGAGGATGAGGAGGAAACttttgaagaagatgaatgGATAGATAAAGAGGAAACTTCTGAAGATGATGCAA GTACCGGCTCGATGGGATCTGTTAATGGAACATTGGATAttgatgaaaaatttaaaaagaggAGTGAGATTTGGAAGATGGCTCGCGCATCAGAAAAGGGAGGCTCTTTGAACACTGGTGGATCTATTATCCTAAATACTAGGAAGGAAAGACTG GAAAAAGAGTTGGGTAGGCCGGTAGCTGTAGAAGAGATGTTCAAGGTTACACATGTCACGAAGAGTACGAACCCcggagaagaagaaagatgggatgAGCCACGCGCTCAAGATACATAT ACAATATATATAATGGAGGGTAAGATAGTTTTTCTCAATGTCGAGCTTGCTGATGTAGCCGacagagagaaggaagagagagGAGGAGATTGCGGCAGAGAACAAGAG gagggtcctgcaaATCCCATTAtacaggagggtcctgctagtcccattatccaggagggtcctgcaaATCCCATTAtacaggagggtcctgctagtcccattatccaggagggtcctgcaaATCCCATTAtacaggagggtcctgctagtcccattatccaggagggtcctgcaaATCCCATTAtacaggagggtcctgctagtcccattatccaggagggtcctgcaaATCCCATTAtacaggagggtcctgctagtcccattatccaggagggtcctgcaaATCCCATTAtacaggagggtcctgctagtcccattatccaggagggtcctgcaaATCCCATTAtacaggagggtcctgctagtcccattatccaggagggtcctgcaaATCCCATTAtacaggagggtcctgctagtcccattatccaggagggtcctgcaaATCCCATTAtacaggagggtcctgctagtcccattatccaggagggtcctgcaaATCCCATTAtacaggagggtcctgctagtcccattatccaggagggtcctgcaaATCCCATTAtacaggagggtcctgctagtcccattatccaggagggtcctgcaaATCCCATTAtacaggagggtcctgctagtcccattatccaggagggtcctgcaaATCCCATTAtacaggagggtcctgctagtcccattatccaggagggtcctgcaaATCCCATTAtacaggagggtcctgctagtcccattatccaggagggtcctgcaaATCCCATTAtacaggagggtcctgctagtcccattatccaggagggtcctgcaaATCCCATTAtacaggagggtcctgctagtcccattatccaggagggtcctgcaaATCCCATTAtacaggagggtcctgctagtcccattatccaggagggtcctgcaaATCCCATTAtacaggagggtcctgctagtcccattatccaggagggtcctgcaaATCCCATTAtacaggagggtcctgctagtcccattatccaggagggtcctgcaaATCCCATTAtacaggagggtcctgctagtcccattatccaggagggtcctgcaaATCCCATTAtacaggagggtcctgctagtcccattatccaggagggtcctgcaaATCCCATTAtacaggagggtcctgctagtcccattatccaggagggtcctgcaaATCCCATTAtacaggagggtcctgctagtcccattatccaggagggtcctgcaaATCCCATTAtacaggagggtcctgctagtcccattatccaggagggtcctgcaaATCCCATTAtacaggagggtcctgctagtcccattatccaggagggtcctgcaaATCCCATTAtacaggagggtcctgctagtcccattatccaggagggtcctgcaaATCCCATTAtacaggagggtcctgctagtcccattatccaggagggtcctgcaaATCCCATTAtacaggagggtcctgctagtcccattatccaggagggtcctgcaaATCCCATTAtacaggagggtcctgctagtcccattatccaggagggtcctgcaaATCCCATTAtacaggagggtcctgctagtcccattatccaggagggtcctgcaaATCCCATTAtacaggagggtcctgctagtcccattatccaggagggtcctgcaaATCCCATTAtacaggagggtcctgctagtcccattatccaggagggtcctgcaaATCCCATTAtacaggagggtcctgctagtcccattatccaggagggtcctgcaaATCCCATTAtacaggagggtcctgctagtcccattatccaagagggtcctgctaattTCATTATTCAGGAGGgacctgcta ATTCAATGGATTATCAAACTTCAATGAATGTAAATTCTTTGATGGCTGACTCAAATAGCATGGATGAAAAGTTTGTGATGATGGAGCAAACCATTGAGGCCTTGAAGAAATCTGTTGATGAAAAAAATCTTCATAGTGCTCAACTTATGAAAAAGTTGGAGGCCTTCACACCTGGAGAGTCCACTTGTCCATCTGGTTTTGATCAACGAAACAAGGACGTTAAGGAATCTCTAGCAAagtcaaaatttcaaaaggagaaataa